The DNA sequence caccggataggacaggagaagtactccagatataacaaactgaccctagccccccgacacgtaaactactacagcataaatactggaggctgagacaggaggggtcaggagacactgtggccccatccgatgacacccccggacagtgccaaacaggaaggatataaccccacccacttttccaaagcacagcccccacaccaatagagggatatcttcaaccaccaacttaccatcctgagacaaggccgagtatagcccacaaagatctccgtcacggcacaacccaagggggggcgccaacccagacaggtagatcacatcagtgactcaacccactcaagtgacacacccctcctagggatggtatgaaagagccctagtaagccagtgactcagcccctgtaatagggttagaggcagagaatcccagtggaaagaggggaaccggccaggcagagatatctggagagagatggggcaggTTGTCAGGCAGACAGACCTCACTAGTCGCAAGATgttatctggagagagaggggcaggttgTCAGGCAGACAGACCTCACTAGTCGCAAGATgttatctggagagagagggggcaggttGTCGGGTAGTTCTGTGTAAGTGAGACCAGCGGACTCAATAGGGGGTTGCAGACCTGGAggagggttgcagtgagattagtaggagaacagagacctggaggggttgcagtgagattagtaggagaacagagacctggaggggttgcagtgagattagtaggagaacagagacctggaggaggttacagtgagattagtaggataacagagacctggagggggttacagtgagattagtaggagaatagagacctagaggggggttacagtgagattagtaggagaacagagacctggagggggttacagtgagattagtaggagaacagagacctggagggaggttacagtgagattaataggagaacagagacctggaggggttgcagtgagattagtaggagaacagagacctgggggGGGTGACAGTGAGATtattaggagaacagagacctggaggggtttacagtgagattagtaggagaacagagacctggaggggttgcagtgagattagtaggagaacagagacctggaggggggtcacagtgagattagtaggagaacagagacctggagggagttacagtgagattagtaggagaacagagacctggaggggggttacagtgagattagtaggggaacagagacctgggggggggttacagtgagattagtaggagaacagagacctggaaggggttacagtgagattagtaggagaacagagacctggagggggttacagtgagattagtaggagaacagagacctggagggggttacagtgagattagtaggagaacagcctctagtaaagatgaggtcaagtgTATTGCTCccttgtgagttggaggggactgggaaagggtgaAGTCAAGAGAGGTAAGGaggggaaataaataaatcaaaggcAGATGTCGGGAGGTTGAAGTCACCAAGTACGAAGAGCGGTGAGCCATCAGCAGGAAATTAACGAacttatcaaggtgtcaagctcattgaggaactctacAAAGGCACCTGGTGGGCgatagatgacaacaatgttCAGCTTGAGTGGACAGCAGACAGTGACatcatggaattcaaatgagatggacaggtgagaaaAGAGAACATCTCCACTTAGGAGAATTGAGTAGCCCTGTGCCACCACCGTGATGACCAGATGCTCTCGGACTATGAGAGAAACAtagtcagatgaagagagagcagctggagtagcagtgttctctggggtgatcaTGTCTCCGTCAGGGCCAAAAGGTctagggactgaagggcagcataggctgAGAGGAACTCTGCGTTTTTGACCGCAGATCGGCAGTTCCAAGCTCTGCTAGAAACCCAggaattccacatgggttgtgTGCGCAGGGTACACTACattagaagggttgcagccaAGGGGTGGGAAGTGTCTgtaaataactaggtaagatactcaagtgagagagtggagccttcccctctttccttcctcaaACAACTCCGCAGAACTGTCTTCGTTTCGGCGACGGCCTTAGTTTTGAGAAAATAGAGATCTGAAGTGCTACTACTAATTGCCAAACTGTTACCGTACCCCTAAGCTGTTACCGTACCCCTAAGCTGTTACCGTACCCCTAAGCTGTTACCGGAACCCCTAAGCTGTTACCGTACACCTAAGCTGTTATCGTACCCCTAAACtgggtctctgtctgtatgtattccgTTTGTACTGGCAGCTCAGTgtattaacgtgtgtgtgtgtgtgtgtgtgtgtgtgtgtgtgtgtgtgtgtgtgtgtgtgtgtgtgtgtgtgtgtgtgtgtgtgtgtgtgtgtgtgtgtgtgtgtgtgtgtgtgtgtgtgtgtgtgtgtgtgtgtgtgtgtgtgtgtgtgtgtgtgtgtgtgtgtgtgtgtgtgtgtgtgtgtgtgtgtgtgtgtgtgtgtgtgtgtgttaggtgtaTGATGAGGGCAGGTATGTGTATGTGGTAACAGAACTGATGAAGGGAGGAGAGTTACTGGATAAGATCCTCAGACAGAAGTTCTTCTCAGAGAGAGAAGCAAGCTCTGTTCTCTACACTATTACCAAGACTGTCCACTACCTGCACTGTCAAGGGGTAAGACTGAGACACAGTATGAAGAAACATCTACACACGTGTAACACACTGTAGACTGACGTAAGACTGACCCACCTTGGGTGTGGGTGTTTTTTTCAAACTTTTGTCTAAcatatctctctcactcctcccttccgtcctctcttcctctctacctcctatccttcctcctccctcccaccccctcctccctctatcatccTATTtcctgtttcttctctctctctcgtctccctctctctccttcccctctcgctcctcttccccttctctctctctcactcctcttccctctcactcgctcctcttccctctcgctcgctcctcttccctcttgctctcgctcgctcctcttccctctcgctcgctcctcCTCGCTCTCGCTTGCTCCTCTTCACGCtcgctcctcttccctctctctctcactccttttccCTTTCTCGCTCACTCCTCTTCCCTTTCTCGCtcactcctcttccctctctcgctcactcctcttccctctctctctctcgctcctcttcctctcttctcttccctcctcttccccctctctcccctccatcctcccgctctctcctccctctcgctctttctcctcttccctctctctcctcttcccccctctctccttcctcttcctccttcatctctttcctccccctctttcctctagGTTGTCCATAGGGACTTAAAGCCCAGTAACATCCTCTATATGGACGACAGTGGGAATCCTGATTCTATCAGGATCTGTGATTTTGGTTTCTCCAAGCAGCTGAGAGGAGGAAACGGACTGCTACTAACACCATGTTACACAGCTAACTTTGTTGCTCCAGAGGTGAgcgagaggaggaagaagagggagagaaagcagTGGGTTAGGAAGGTTAGAGGTTTAGGAAGGATAAAGCTGTAGGGTTAGGAAGGATAACGTTGTAGGGTTAGGATGGATAAAGTTGGTGGGTTAGGAAGGGTCAAgatagagggttagggttaaagggtTAAGTTAGATTggtaaagttagggttaggaagGGTGAAGTTAGGGTTGGGAAGGGTGAAGTTAGGGTTGGGAAGGGGGAAGTTAGGGTTGGGAAGTTAGGGTTGGGAAGTTAGGGTTGGGAAGGGGGAAGTTAGGGTTGGGAAGGGGGAAGTTAGGGTTGAGAAGGGGGAAGTTAGGGTTGAGAAGGGGGAAGTTAGGGTTGGGAAgggtgaagttagggttaggaagGGTGAAGTTGGGGTTAGGAAGGGTGACATTGGAGGTTTGGGAAgggtgaagttagggttaggaagGGTGACATTGGAGGGTTGGGAAGGGTGACATTGGAGGGTTGGGAAGGGTGAAGTTGGGGTTAGGAAGGGGGAAGTTGGGGTTAGGAAGGGGGAAGTTGGGGTTGGGAAGTTAGGGTTAGGAAGGGGGAAGTTAGGGTTAGGAAgggtgaagttagggttaggaagGGTGACATTGGAGGTTTGGGAAAggtgaagttagggttaggaagggtgaagttagggttaggaagggtgaagttagggttaggaagggtgaagttagggttaggaagGGTGAAGTTAGGTTTGGGAAgggtgaagttagggttaggaagggtgaagttagggttaggaagggtgaagttagggttaggaagGGTGACATTGGAGGTTTGGGAAgggtgaagttagggttaggaagGGTGACATTGGAGGTTTGGGaagggtggagttagggttaggaagggtgaagttagggttaggaagGGTGACATTGGAGGTTTGGGAAgggtgaagttagggttaggaagggtgaagttagggttaggaagGGTGACATTGGAGGTTTGGGAAgggtgaagttagggttaggaagggtgaagttagggttaggaagggtgaagttagggttaggaagGGTGACATTGGAGGTTTGGGAAgggtgaagttagggttaggaagGGTGACATTGGAGGTTTGGGAAGGGTGACGTTAGGGTTAGGAAgggtgaagttagggttaggaagGGTGACATTGGAGGTTTGGGAAGGGTGACATTGGAGGTTTGGGAAGGGTGACATTGGAGGGTAGGGAAGGGTAAAGTTGGTGTTTAGGAAGGGTGTAGTTGGAAAGTTAGGGTGTATCTAAATAATAGATAATATGTCAACcagacaatagcgtattcaatagaaaggaaaaagaaCGAAGGGCGTGCACAGTCTCGAGCGCAAACCAGTACTGCATGCTTCCCCAGTCCCCTAACCAAAAGCTATTTTTCTTCGTcgtttttcagaaaacaagcctgaaaccatgtctaaagactgttgacatctagtggaagccataggaccTGCAATCTGGGCAATAACCAATTACATAGTCAATAGCCATTCAATGGAAAACCACTCGCAttaaaaaaatcccacttccagGATGGATTTTCCTgtggttttcacctgccatatcagttctgttatactcagacattttttttaacagttttagaaacgtcagagtgttttctatccgatTCTaccaagtacagtggggcaaaaaaatatttagtcagccaccaattgtgcaagttcttccacttaaaaagatgagagaggcctgtacatcataggtacacttcaactatgacagacaaaattagggaaaaaatccaaaaaatcacgttgtaggattttaaatgaatttatttgcaaattatggtggaaaataagtatttggtcacctacaaacaagcaagatttctggctctcacagacctgtaacttcttctttaagaggctcctctgtcctccactcgttacctgtattaatggcacctgtttgaacttgttattagtataaaagacacctgtccacaacctcaaacagtcacactccaaactccactatggccgagaccaaagagctgtcaaatgacaccagaaacaaaattgtagacctgcaccaggctgggaagactgaatctgcaataggtaagcagcttggtttgaagaaatcaactgtgggagcaattattaggaaatggaagacatacaagaccactgataatctgcctcgatctggggctccacgcaagatctcaccccgtggggtcaaaatgatcacaagaacggtgagcaaaaatcgccggaaccacacggggggacctagtgaatgacctgcagagagctgggaccaaagtaacaaagtctaccatcagtaacacactacgccgccagggactcaaatcctgcagtgccagacgtgtccccctgcttaagccagtacatgtccaggcccgtctgaagttttctagagagcatttggatgatccagaagaagattgggagaatgtcatatgttcagatgaaaccaaaatagaactttttggtaaaaactcaactcatcgtgtttggaggacaaagaatgctgagttgcatccaaagaacaccatacctactgtgaagcatgggggtggaaacatcatgctttggggctgtttttctgcaaagggaccaggacgactgatccgtgtaaaggaaagaatgaatggggccatgtattgtgagattttgagtgaaaacctccttccattagcaagggcattgaagatgaaacgtggctgggtctttcagcatgacaatgatcccaacacactgcccgggcaatgaaggagtggcttcgtaagaagcatttcaaggtccaggagtggcctagccagtctccagatctcaaccccatagaaaatctttggagggagttgaaagtccgtgttgcccagcaacagccccaaaacatcactgctctagaggagatctgcatggaggaatgggccaacataccagcaacagtgtgtggaaaccttgtgaagacttacagaaaacgtttgacctctgtcattgccaacaaagggtatataacaaagtattgagataaactttgttattgaccaaatacttattttccaccataatttgcaaataaattaataaaaaaatcctacaatgtgattttcgagattatttttttcttctcattttgtctgtcatagttgaagtgtacctatgatgaaaattacaggcctctcatctttttaagtgggagaacttgcacaattggtggctgactaaatacttttttgccccactgtatatgcatatccttgcttctgagcctgagcctgagtaacaggcagtttactttggacatTTATCAGAGTTTCCGAATAGTGCCCCTTGTCACTAAAAAGTTAGGAAGGGTAAAGTTGGAGTGTTTGGGCTAGACAGGGGTAAGTTAGATGGTTATGATTGGTTAAGTTAGATGGTTGAAGTTGGATGGTTACGAAAGGCTAAAGATTGTGTTAGGAAGTCTACAGTGAGTTAGGAATGGTAAAATTAGGGTTGACATTAGGTAGGTGAAGTtagatggtttagggttaggaaggGTGAAGTTAGATGGTTTAGGGTTTGGATGGGTGAAGTTAGGGTTGGCATTAGGAAGGTGAAGTtagatggtttagggttaggaaggGTGAAGTTAGATGGTTTAGGGTTTGGATGGGTGAAGTTAGATGGTTTAGGGTTTGGATGGGTGAAGTTAGATGGTTTAGGGTTTGGATGGGTGAAGTTAGATGGTTTAGGGTTTGGATGGGTGAAGTtagatggtttagggttaggaaggTGAAGTTAAGCAATCGGAGTGTTCTCTAGCCCCTTACCTGtactgagtttgtgtgtgttgtcttttgctgtttgtgtttctctggatgtgactctctctgtgtatgtatttctgtgtgtagGTGTTGATGCGTCAGGGTTATGATGCTGCCTGTGATATCTGGAGTCTTGGAGTGTTGTTATACACCATGTTAGCAGGATACACGCCCTTCGCTAACGGCCCCAAGGACACACCTGAAGAGATCCTGTTGAGGATGGGGTCAGGGAAGTTCTCTCTGAGTGGTGGGAACTGGGACATGGTGTCTGACAGCTCCAAGGTACACACTGTTATCTAGCATGCTGCTTGTTGACcagtctgttgttgttgtggctCTAGGACCTGTTATCTAGCATGCTGCTTGTTGACCAGTCTGTTGTTGTGTCTCTATGACCTGTTATCTAGCATGCTGCTTGTTGACCAGTCTGTTGTTGTGTCTCTAGGACCTGTTATCTAGCATGCTGCTTGTTGACCAGTCTGTTGTTGTGTCTCTAGGACCTGTTATCTAGCATGCTGCTTGTTGACcagtctgttgttgttgtgtctctaGGACCTGTTATCTAGCATGCTGCTTGTTGACcagtctgttgttgttgtgtctctaGGACCTGTTATCTAGCATGCTGCTTGTTGACCAGTCTGTTGTTGTGTCTCTAGGACCTGTTATCTAGCATGCTGCTTGTTGACCAGTCTGTTGTTGTGTCTCTAGGACCTGTTATCTAGCATGCTGCTTGTTGACCAGTCTGTTGTTGTGTCTCTAGGACCTGTTATCTAGCATGCTGCTTGTTGACCAGTCTGTTGTTGTGTCTCTAGGACCTGTTATCTAGCATGCTGCCTGTTGACCAGTCTGTTGTTGTGTCTCTAGGACCTGTTATCTAGCATGCTGCTTGTTGACCAATCTGTTGTTGTGTCTCTAGGACCTGTTATCTAGCATGCTGCTTGTTGACCAGTCTGTTGTTGTGTCTCTAGGACCTATTATCTAGCATGCTGCTTGTTGACCAGTCTGTTGTTGTGTCGCTAGGACCTGTTATCTAGCATGCTGCTTGTTGACCAGtctgttgttgtgtgtttgttcGTGTCTCTAGGACCTCCTCTCTAAGATGCTTCATGTTGATCCTCACCAGCGTTATTCAGCTGAACAGGTCCTGAAACACGCCTGGATCACGCAACGAGACACGTTACCACACTTCCAGCTCGCACGCCACGATGCACCACACCTCGTTAAGGTAACACACACCACGACGCACCACACCTCGTTAAGGTAACACACACCACGACGCACCACACCTCGTTAAGGTAACACACACCACGACGCACCACACCTCGTTAAGGTAACACACACCACGACGCACCACACCTCGTTAAGGTAACACACACCACGACGCACCACACCTCGTTAAGGTAACATACACCACGACGCACCACACCTCGTTAAGGTAACACACACCACGACGCACCACACCTCGTTAAGGTAACACACACCACGACGCACCACACCTCGTTAAGGTAACACACACCACGACGCACCACACCTCGTTAAGGTAACACACACCACGACGCACCACACCTCGTTAAGGTATCACGCACCACGACGCACCACACCTCGTTAAGGTATCACGCACCACACCTCGTTAAGGTATCACGCACCACGACGCACTACACCTCGttaaggtaacacacacaccatggtgcCTGATGGTCAACCCCTTTAGTCAGTTAGCTACGGTGCTTGACTGTCAACccctttagccagttagctacgGTGCTTGACTGTCAACCCTAGTCTTTAAGCGGAGGGGCCCAGAGGCAGTTTACCAATGcaccctgtgtatgtgtgtgtgtggtttgtgtgtttTGGAAAGGTGACAGCAGAGAGAACTGCTATCAACTAAATgatcctgtgtttgtgtgtttcctgTGTAGGAAGCGATGGCAGCTACTTACTCTGCTCTGGGTCATAAGACGTGTCAGCCAGTCCTGGAGCCAGTAGCTGCTTCTAGCCTGGCACAGAGACGCAACATGAAGAAACTCACCTCTATTGacatgtaacacacacacctcgGACCCAGCCTCCCACTGCCCCAGCCTCCCACTGCCCCAGCCTCCCACTGCCCCAGCCTCCCTCTGCCCCAGCCTTCCCCAGCCCGTCTCCCCTCGGCCCCAGCCTTCCCCAGCCCGTCTCCCCTCGGCCCCAGCCTTCCCCAGCCCGTCTCCCCTCGGCCCCAGCCTTCCCCAGCCCGTCTCCCCTCGGCCCCAGCCTTCCCCAGCCCGTCTCCCCTCGGCCCCAGCCTTCCCCAGCCCGTCTCCCCTCGGCCCCAGCCTTCCCCAGCCCGTCTCCCCTCGGCCCCAGCCTTCCCCAGCCCGTCTCCCCTCGGCCCCAGCCTTCCCCAGCCCGTCTCCCCTCGGCCCCAGCCTTACCTTGCCCGTCTCCCCTCGGCCCCAGCCCGTCTCCCCTCGGCCCCAGCCTTCCCCAGCCCGTCTCCCCTCGGCCCCAGCCTTCCCCAGCCCGTCTCCCCTCGGCCCCAGCCTTCCCCAGCCCGTCTCCCCTCGGCCCCAGCCTTCCCCAGCCCGTCTCCCCTCGGCCCCAGCCTTCCCCAGCCCGTCTCCCCTCGGCCCCAGCCTTCCCCAGCCCGTCTCCCCTCGGCCCCAGCCTTCCCCAGACCGTCTCCCCTCGGCCCCAGCCTTCCCCAGCCCGTCTCCCCTCGGCCCCAGCCTTCCCCAGCCCGTCTCCCCTCGGCCCCAGCCTTCCCCAGCCCGTCTCCCCTCGGCCCCAGCCTTACCTTGCCCGTCTCCCCTCGGCCCCAACCCGTCTCCCCTCGGCCCCAGCCTTCCCCAGTCCGTCTCCCCTCGGCCCCAGCCTTCCCCAGTCCGTCTCCCCTCGGCCCCAGCCTTCCCCAGCCCGTCTCCCCTCGGCCCCAGCCTTCCCCAGCCCGTCTCCCCTCGGCCCCAGCCTTCCCCAGCCCGTGTCCCCTCGGCCCCAGCCTTCCCCAGCCCGTGTCCCCTCGGCCCCAGCCTTCCCCAGCCCGTCTCCCCTCGGCCCCAGCCTTCCCCAGCCCGTCTCCCCTCGGCCCCAGCCTTCCCCAGCCCGTCTCCCCTCGGCCCCAGCCTTCCCCAGCCCGTCTCCCCTCGGCCCCAGCCTTCCCCAGCCCGTCTCCCCTCGGCCCCAGCCTTCCCCAGCCCGTCTCCCCTCGGCCCCAGCCTGCCCCAGCCCGTCTCCCCTCGGCCCCAGCCTGCCCCAGCCCGTCTCCCCTCGGCCCCAGCCTTACCTTGCCCGTCTCCCCTCGGCCCCAACCCGTCTCCCCTCGGCCCCAGCCTTCCCCAGCCCGTCTCCCCTCGGCCCCAGCCTTCCCCAGCCCGTCTCCCCTCGGCCCCAGCCTTCCCCAGCCCGTCTCCCCTCGGCCCCAGCCTTCCCCAGCCCGTCTCCCCTCGGCCCCAGCCTTCCCTAGCCAGTTTCCCCTCGGCCCCAACCCGTCTCCCCTCGGCCCCAGCCTTCCCCAGCCCGTCTCCCCCCCGCCCCAGCCTTCCCCAGCCCGTCTCCCCTCGGCCCCAGCCTTCCCCAGCCCGTCTCCCCTCGGCCCCAGCCTTACCTTGCCCGTCTCCCCTCGGCCCCAACCCGTCTCCCCTCGGCCCCAGCCTTCCCCAGCCCGTCTCCCCTCGGCCCCAGCCTTCCCCAGCCCGTCTCCCCTCGGCCCCAGCCTTCCCCAGCCCGTCTCCCCTCGGCCCCAGCCTTCCCCAGCCCGTCTCCCCTCGGCCCCAGCCCGTCTCCCCTCGGCCCCAGCCTTCCCCAGTCCGTCTCACCCTCGTCCCCAGCCTTCCCCAGTCCGTCTCCCCTCGGCCCCAGCCTTCCCCAGCCCGTCTCCCCTCGGCCCCAGCCTTCCCCAGCCCGTCTCCCCTCGGCCCCAGCCTTCCCCAGCCCGTCTCCCCTCGGCCCCAGCCTTCCCCAGCCCGTCTCCCCTCGGCCCCAGCCTTCCCCAAcccgtctcccctcagccccagcCTTCCCCAGCCCGTCTCCCCTCGGCCCCAACCCGTCTCCCCTCGGCCCCAGCCTTCCCCAGCCCGTCTCCCCTCGGCCTCAACCTTCCCCAACCCGTCTCCCCTCGGCCCCAGCCTTACCCTGCCCGTCTCCCCTCGGCCCCAACCCGTCTCCCCTCGGCACCCAGCCTGCCCCAACCCGTCTCCCCTCGGCCCCAGTCTTCCCCATCCCGTCTCCCCTCGGCCCCAGCCTTCCCCAGCCCGTCTCCCCTCGGCCCCAGCCTTCCCCAACCCGTCTCCCCTCGGCCCCAGCCTTACCCTGCCCGTCTCCCCTCGGCCCCAACCCGTCTCCCCTCGGCCCCAGCCTGCCCCAACCCGTCTCCCCTCGGCCCCAGTCTTCCCCATCCCGTCTCCCCTCGGCCCCAGCCTTCCCCAGCCCGTCTCCCCTCGGCCCCAGTCTTCCCCAACCCGTCTCCCCTCGGCCCCAGCCTTACCCTGCCCGTCTCCCCTCGGCCCCAACCCGTCTCCCCTCGGCCCCAGCCTGCCCCAACCCGTCTCCCCTCGGCCCCAGCCTTCCCCAGCCCGTCTCCCCTCGGCCCCAGCCTTCCCCAGCCCGTCTCCCCTCGGCCCCAGCCTTCCCCAGCCCGTCTCCCCTCGGCCCCAGCCTGCCCCAACCCGTCTCCCCCGGCCCTAGCCTGCCCCAACCCGTCTCCCCCGGCCCCAGCCTGCCCCAACCCGTCTCCCCCGGCCCCAGCTCAGACAACCTCCATCCCTGAGAGACACCAACACATGTGTTCCAGCTGAGAGTCCCACTCTGATGGTTTCATTTCTCCCCTCTgtcacatgctctctctctctctctctctcttgtctctctaagAGGAAGACAAGCACCAGCTGATACTGTAGTTCACTGTGATAGGTCGATCCTAATCTACTTAACTAAACTGTGCACCCCCActcttctctcatctctttccTTCCCTTCATTATGTTCTccactgctctacctctctctctctccctctctctcactctctctttctctctccgtatctctcttTCGCCCTCCcgtattctctctcctctctctctcctctctctctctctctctctctctctccctctctctctctcgctctctctctccctcccgtattctctctctctcctctctctctgtctccctctctctctccttctctctatccctcccgtattctctctcctctctctctgtctccctctctctctctgtctccctctctctctgtctccctctctctctgtctccctctctcttttcattctccctctctctctccgtctctctctctatccctcccgtattctctctcctctctctctccctcccgtattctctctcctctctctccgtctccctctctctctccgtctctctgtctccctctctctctctgtctccctctctctctgtctccctctctctctgtctccctctctctctgtctcttgtctcccttttcgttctccctctctc is a window from the Oncorhynchus clarkii lewisi isolate Uvic-CL-2024 chromosome 14, UVic_Ocla_1.0, whole genome shotgun sequence genome containing:
- the LOC139365896 gene encoding spidroin-1-like, with translation MGKTGAEGRRVGAGWGRGETGWGRGETGRVRLGPRGDGLGKAGAEGRRAGEGWGRGETGWGRLGPRGDGLGQAGCRGETGWGRGETGRVRLGPRGDGLGKVEAEGRRAGEGWGRGETGWGRGETGWGRLGLRGDGLGKAGAEGRRAGEGWGRGETGWGRLGPRGDGLGKAGAEGRRAGEGWGRGETDWGRLGTRVRRTGEGWGRGETGWGRGETGWGRLGPRGDGLGKAGAEGRRAGEGWGRGETGWGRLGPRGDGLGPRGDGQGKAGAEGRRAGEGWGRGETGWGRLGPRGDGLGKAGAEGRRAGEGWGRGETGWGRGETGKVRLGPRGDGLGQAGAEGRRAGAGWGRGETGWGRLGPRGDGLGKAGAEGRRAGEGWGRGETGWGRLGPRGDGLGKAGAEGRRAGEGWGRGDTGWGRLGPRGHGLGKAGAEGRRAGEGWGRGETGWGRLGPRGDGLGKAGAEGRRTGEGWGRGETGWGRGETGKVRLGPRGDGLGKAGAEGRRAGEGWGRGETGWGRLGPRGDGLGKAGAEGRRAGEGWGRGETGWGRLGPRGDGLGKAGAEGRRAGEGWGRGETGWGRLGPRGDGLGKAGAEGRRAGAEGRRAR